The nucleotide window TGACTCTGTTGTGTCCTTACCACATATGATGGCTAGTTTATATATTAAAATTGCATAAAAAAATCCTCAGCGCGCTGACTGCTGTCAAACCGTTCAAATTTTCCTCCAAAGGGTTTCCTCCAAATAGTTTCAAAGAGTTTCCGGAGTTTGCAGCGCCACATGGATTCAGTACAACCCTAAACACTCGGCCTCCTTGATTATGATTGGTTAGCTTGGGCTAGGCAGTCGCATCTTATTGGCTGAAGGCATAAAgttaattttgattggctgtttAACAGTCATAATTTCACCTGTCTAATTATGGGCCTTTAACTTGAGTGTTGGGTCTCATTTGAAACCGCTGAGCTGTTAAGAGTTGATGAAATGTAATCTGCTTGGTTAATAGCAAAATTGAGAATTGCAATTGTTTACtattgaaaaataaacaatacaTTTGAAGGTAAACACAAAATTCAATTGATAATATTAGGAAGCAAGTAATCAATATTTTCGGACGAACTGAGAATCACTTGTCTCGAAATTGACTTGTCTGGTGAAGTCATATAGATACAAGCAATTAACAGAACTTGGTTCCGATGTAtgtttcaatattattatatgacccgtacggccccgcgcgcgctttcattgcaaaactattgataaaatccccgtatgagggccgtacgtgatggcgcgagcaggtccggaaaaagccgtccggacctgctaggatcgcgtacggccctcatacggggattttatcaatagcgcgggcaagaagcgaactaaaacaactttgatgctgtataaatcccgcctttcggtcaaaatgagcaacattccgaattttgttacccgaaaaaaaaaaagaaagaaaaaaaaagggaaaaaggaaaagcgtggtggtcatataataaaatgcttattgactgagttaggtcgggccgggagggaaaatatttggccctcggtcatggcgcacgaacctcgctgcgctcggtccgtacgccatgacctcgggccaaatattttcctgtccggccctcccactcagtcaataagtacatattcATGACACAAATATGATCATCTGTAGGGCACGTATGGCCTGAATATGACACCTGGACTCACAATTATGCGTCAGGTgctataaattaaaaataaacaagtagGGTTTAAGGCGTATGGTCTTCGTGCTTCGTGGCCATTAGCACATCATTCGGCACAAGTCATGCACTAAGAATGAAGCGTGTGATTATTTCATTCTGTTCCATTCTTTTGTTGGCAAAAATTCTTCATGCTTGGTTGCAAGAGGCTCCATACAGGGTTGAAAATGGATTTCTTGCTTACGGAGGCTTCCATCCATCCTTTTACCATTCCTTAACAGCGACGCAAATTGCAATCTCCTTGTCGGAAGACAAGTTGGATTGCGGCTTCGCGTGCATGGCTGAACCCAAGTGTGCTTCGTTCAACATCGCAGTCAACCCAGACTCCAATGGCTTGTTCCTTTGTGAATTGCTCGACACTGACATGTTTCACGACAAGGAAAAGCTACGTAGCAATGCTTCATATCACCATTACAGCCCAGTAAGTCAAAACTTTCTTGTGCCATTTTTTTTCATGGCTAcatatttgcaaaaaaatatttcgaaatttGCAGTGGAACACTGGTTGCTAATTCTCTTCCTATGAGCTACATAGCTCTTGTGGAAATCTAGCTGGTAAGATAATTAGTTTAGTTGCTAATTATGTATTTGTTAACTTCAACTTGGGTAATATAAAGTTGAGGTGCTAACCGTTAGCATGCCATGCTACGCACAGGCCAACTCGTAAGTTAGTTACCTGCTTGAAGAAGAGTGCCTCAAAAAGGTACTTTTAGCATTCTGTTGACAATAAGTGTTACATAACTGATGAACTAACATtgatgcgtttttttttttcttaattggcCGTTTAAAGCTTTGAGTCTTGGAGTTTCAGTGGTAGAGAAGCAGGAAATATAGGTTAAACCACCTGTCTTTCGCCACTGAAGCACGGGCAGTTTAAAACGTTTTCTGAAAACTTATATTAATTCGCAGCGAGAAAGCGTTGTCTTTGCTTTGACGccattatttcatttatttgataGCAGTCAATTCCTTAAACTCAAAAAGTTTGTTTACTATTGAGTCTTCTTGCAGCTTGTCATATAAAAGAATTATTGCAACACTTATGAGCAGAAACTGGTGGCTATGACAGCAATTAGGATGATTGCACCTTTTTTCATACCTGCCCCTGTCTCTGAAAAGAAAGGGCTGTAACTCGCTAATTAGGAGTTGGTAGGCTAGTTTTAGTTGATCGGAGATTAAATCGCACTACTGGTCAAATAATTGAAACGATCCCAGTTAGAATGTCAGTCATTAATATCATCTCAGTGACTTAAATAATGAGATGAAACCTTAAAGTTTCTAAATAAAATAGCCATTGAAATTCACTTTCTTGGTGCTATTATGACAGGTACCTGGTTCGAAACTAAACAGCAGTGGTAAGACTATAGCCAAGGAGATTGCTGCTGCcagccattttttctttttttttgtgtggtTAATACCGATGTTGATCTATTGTTGTTGCTcttgttttttatcttttttttgttcgtGGCAGCGGGAACTGGTTTTATATTTGTTCCCTCCTTACCAATGTGAATACTCAATGTCATGAGAGTAGTGTCCCTATGTTTTCAGAAGACAGGCCGACACAATTCGTGCATGTTGTTAAAACGCCGTCAGTGCTCAGAATCGATTTTTCCTCTTCTCTTCTTTTCGGTAATTTAACAGCAACTTCACTTTACTCCACAGCCGTCTCCATGTGCCAATCACAGCTGTTACAATGACAGCTCTTGTGTTCCTGACTCTAAAGGGAACTCACATCACTGCAAAGCATGTCAAGCAGGATTTCATGGAACTCAGTGTGAACGGAAAGGTATGATGGGATGGTCTTTGAACGTCAATCGAAGTAAATACCCTGAAAGCTATGTGTTGGAAAACTATTGCGCTGTTGGACTTTTCAAGGGGGTGGGGGCTGGGATCACACCTAGGGAACTTTCACGGCCACATTATGGCTGTGTTTGACTAATGCCTTAGTGTTCGGACTCGTGGGATCTCCCCACCTGAATTTTTTAGGTTAGAGGTTGAAAGCTGTCTTTAATTTACTTTAATTCACtgatataattaacaattattccacgagcgggcgttggatatgagatgatagatagccaactcggcgctacgcgcctcgttggctctAATCacctcatatccaacaagcgcgattggaataattgttttattaaaaacgcccccaagatattagacaaatcttctcaactttattttgtaagaagaaaccggatgttttGCTGTGattaactcggatgcttaaattgtcaaaaaaaaagttttcaagtttttaccttgaaatattttcgcGCTatattttgtggctttctttatgctctctggtgttgcgttttctaatactATATAAGTTCAATGACTTccgagattatggtatattggctcatataccacaacggctaagccaataaaaagtctcgaattgcattatccaatgatccagtttttaatttagtttttaatagttttttttttaattattatttgtaattatACCGTTGTAACACATTTACCATTTACGACAACTGGAAAGGTTGAAAAGTGTTTCGAACATGTGTTCACCGTGTAGACGAATCCGCTCTGATTCAACAGAGCATCGTTTCTCTCCTTTTTGCCTTTATTTTCGAAGGTGTCAACCACGGTTTTTGGGGTGTTCGACTCGCAGACTTCTGTCACGGCACAAACTCTAACTTGCAGACTGTAATCAGACCATAATCAGTGCTGAGGCCAGCAACGAACTTAACATATGAGTGTTACGTTTTCGAGACTCCAGCtttccagtcaatcacattTCTGTTTCATTGACGTTTCACTAACTGTGCAGAATTTGCAGGGAAATTCGATCACAAGCCATTTCTAAAAACAACTCGGTGACATGGACAGCATTGATTCTTGGttcctgaaatcaaacaatCTACCGACTGTCGTTAAATGCTTTTATTGCAATGGTTTGtgtcaaacatgaaaattttcttgttgttattttATCTAAAATGCTGTAAATGTGTCATTTCTTTTAGTGAAAAGTTGCAGTGAGATCAAATTCTACAGCCCTGAAGCCTTAAGCGGTTCTTATTTCATCGATCCTGATGGTGAAGGAGGCTGCGAATCCATCATCGTCTTTTGCAACATGACCGACAAAAATGGAGCTGGCGTGACAGTGATTGGTCACGACAGTGAAGACAGAATATTCGTTAATGGATATTCTTCTCCAGGAAGTTACTCAAGAGCCATTCAGTACTCTGGAGTGAACTCATCATGTATTTCCCAGCTGGCCAACCTAACTGCAGTGTCTTATCAATGTGAGCAATTTATCAAATACGAATGCTACGACTCTCGTCTTCTGTACAACGGGTATCCTTTTGGTTGGTGGGTGTCACGtgatcataaaaaaatgaagtaCTGGGGTGGAGCAGGACCCGCAAATGTGTACAAGTGCGCATGTGGAGTAACTCGGCAGTGCGCAGATCCCAGTTATGGCTGCAACTGTGACAAAAACGACAACAAATGGCGAGAGGACAGCGGTTTTCTGACGGAAAAGTCTCATCTTCCAGTCATCGAGCTGAAATTTGGAGATACCGCCGCTTCCATCGAACGAGGTAATCACACTCTGGGGAAGCTGAAGTGTTATGGAATGATTTGATTGCCATTATTATATATGATTTGGATGGTTTTAAAAGTTAGCTGGAAAAGCTCTAGTGCTGTGTGACGGTTAAGTTTCTTTCATCGCATAGAAATGTTAgtttaaatgaagaaaatagaagcagaagtcgacacaacgtagaaggatttttttgtaggtgtactatattaatttgggctggccaaaccagccttcttcaggtacaatgagaattttacattggtacgtgatttttatgttgcatgttttGTAATAccgaaaataagtaaaaataattgacagtgtaaactaaagataagtataaggtgaaaaaataatgaaacaacatgataagaggtaacaatattaataagtttcttcgcggatgttagTTTAAATGACCTTTAAGCTTAGCTATTGAGCATAAATGAAAAACGAAtgaaaactagaaatttgtcaCCTTAAAAACTTAGTCAAGAAAACGAAATTAGATGCGATTCAAACCGACGCATTCACTATACGCTATAAAAAATATGTAAGCATATGACAAAATGACTGATAACCTTACTCATGTGTGgcttgtttgtttgtaaaatttgaTTAGATCTCAAGGGGAGGAGAATATTTTACCCTGAGATTAATTAGCCAGTAGTAAGTAATTCGCACATCTTATTTATCAATTCAGATCAGTAAAAGATTGTGTCGCGATAAACTTTAAACTTTAAACTTATTATagaaagtaaaattaatgaaaaaatgataaaataaataaaaccgGCTTTTAAGAGAGGGTTCTTGGTATGGGTGTggttttaaggacgttcgcgccaaaatcttcctacggtcagattttcttcatttctcccctagagttagttcataaactACTTacaccaaaaatgaaaaaaaaaacaaaaaaaaacgggggtcaccgactttgtttcggagaaaatggcagtggaaaaatgccttaatttcgataaatcggtcatgataacgagatgtagcctcctctgctaatccatcgaaaatcctaaaaataaaccgttagcgtggaggtttccgtgcataggtttttaggggtgggattttaagatgatttcatgccgctagggatgtcgtaaacagtagagttcatcctcgacgagcgttttcgtaagctctatcaattacaaccactaccggaattcgatggcacgaggaaagaaaatttaaaaaaaagataacttcttacagt belongs to Acropora muricata isolate sample 2 chromosome 9, ASM3666990v1, whole genome shotgun sequence and includes:
- the LOC136928263 gene encoding contactin-associated protein-like 2 — protein: MKRVIISFCSILLLAKILHAWLQEAPYRVENGFLAYGGFHPSFYHSLTATQIAISLSEDKLDCGFACMAEPKCASFNIAVNPDSNGLFLCELLDTDMFHDKEKLRSNASYHHYSPPSPCANHSCYNDSSCVPDSKGNSHHCKACQAGFHGTQCERKVKSCSEIKFYSPEALSGSYFIDPDGEGGCESIIVFCNMTDKNGAGVTVIGHDSEDRIFVNGYSSPGSYSRAIQYSGVNSSCISQLANLTAVSYQCEQFIKYECYDSRLLYNGYPFGWWVSRDHKKMKYWGGAGPANVYKCACGVTRQCADPSYGCNCDKNDNKWREDSGFLTEKSHLPVIELKFGDTAASIERGNHTLGKLKCYGMI